The following proteins are co-located in the Helicobacter acinonychis genome:
- a CDS encoding glycosyltransferase family 8 protein has translation MDGLSAENIEKLKETLAPFSAFSSVEFLEISTHNTPKENQEIKKNQTIKSDHYQNIDPIIANKIEELFTKLSNYSQKRFSKMIMCRLLLASLFPQYDKMIMFDVDTLFVGDISESFFIPLEAHYFGAVREKDLIAMNRNSAKDLYELRQRRAKSIGVANAFPNLEEAQILFDNYFNAGFLALNLKLWRKENLENQLIGFFILKNEKLLFNDQDALCFVCRGRILELPYPYNAHPSFLDTPSFPSIKEVCMLHFWGDKPWKIFSVFGAKKWHEVLMQTPFKDKYFNTPFLDHLFNHIQNKNNKLRTFNKALSFVDKRRSFAFLLPRLSSRLLIEFLLFKIKQKVKRLVKKMLKAFSMI, from the coding sequence GTGGATGGTTTAAGCGCTGAAAATATAGAAAAATTAAAAGAAACTCTCGCTCCTTTTAGCGCTTTTTCTAGCGTAGAGTTTTTGGAGATTTCTACTCATAACACGCCCAAAGAAAACCAAGAAATAAAAAAGAACCAAACCATTAAAAGCGATCATTATCAAAACATTGATCCAATAATAGCCAATAAGATTGAAGAGTTATTCACAAAACTCAGCAATTATTCTCAAAAACGCTTTTCTAAAATGATCATGTGCCGCTTGCTTTTGGCTTCCCTTTTCCCTCAATATGACAAGATGATCATGTTTGATGTGGATACTTTGTTTGTGGGCGATATTAGTGAGAGCTTTTTTATCCCCCTTGAAGCGCATTATTTTGGGGCTGTGAGAGAAAAAGATTTGATCGCTATGAATAGGAATTCGGCTAAGGATTTATACGAATTACGCCAAAGGCGAGCAAAATCTATCGGCGTCGCTAACGCTTTCCCTAATTTAGAAGAAGCTCAAATCCTTTTTGACAACTACTTTAATGCAGGGTTTTTAGCCTTAAACTTAAAATTATGGCGTAAAGAAAATCTTGAAAACCAATTGATTGGATTTTTCATTTTGAAAAATGAAAAACTTTTATTTAACGATCAAGATGCTTTGTGTTTTGTGTGCCGTGGCAGGATTTTAGAATTGCCTTACCCCTATAATGCCCACCCTAGCTTCCTTGACACCCCCTCATTCCCTAGCATTAAAGAAGTGTGCATGTTGCATTTTTGGGGCGATAAGCCTTGGAAAATCTTCAGCGTCTTTGGCGCGAAAAAATGGCATGAAGTTTTGATGCAAACGCCTTTTAAAGATAAATATTTTAACACTCCCTTTTTAGATCACCTCTTTAATCATATTCAAAACAAAAACAACAAACTCCGCACTTTCAACAAAGCCCTATCTTTTGTAGACAAACGGCGTTCTTTTGCATTCCTTTTGCCTAGACTTTCTTCTAGACTCCTTATAGAATTTTTGCTTTTTAAAATCAAACAAAAAGTGAAGCGGTTGGTTAAAAAAATGCTAAAAGCATTTTCTATGATCTAA
- the ureG gene encoding urease accessory protein UreG, which produces MVKIGVCGPVGSGKTALIEALTRHMSKDYDMAVITNDIYTKEDAEFMCKNSVMPRDRIIGVETGGCPHTAIREDASMNLEAVEEMHDRFPNLELLLIESGGDNLSATFNPELADFTIFVIDVAEGDKIPRKGGPGITRSDLLVINKIDLAPYVGADLKVMERDSKKMRGEKPFIFTNIRSKEGLDDVIAWIKRNALLED; this is translated from the coding sequence ATGGTAAAAATTGGAGTTTGTGGTCCTGTAGGAAGCGGTAAAACCGCCTTGATTGAAGCCTTAACACGCCATATGTCAAAAGACTATGACATGGCGGTTATCACTAATGATATTTATACTAAAGAAGATGCAGAGTTTATGTGTAAAAATTCGGTGATGCCACGAGATAGGATTATTGGCGTAGAAACAGGGGGTTGTCCTCACACCGCCATTAGAGAAGACGCTTCCATGAATTTAGAAGCCGTAGAAGAAATGCATGACCGTTTCCCTAATTTGGAATTGCTTTTGATTGAAAGCGGAGGCGATAACCTTTCGGCGACTTTTAATCCGGAGTTAGCGGACTTTACGATTTTTGTGATTGATGTGGCTGAAGGCGATAAAATCCCAAGGAAAGGCGGTCCAGGAATCACGCGATCAGACTTGCTTGTCATCAATAAAATTGATTTAGCCCCCTATGTGGGAGCGGACTTGAAAGTCATGGAAAGAGATTCTAAAAAAATGCGCGGCGAAAAGCCCTTTATTTTTACGAATATCCGCTCTAAAGAAGGTTTGGATGATGTGATCGCTTGGATTAAGCGCAACGCTTTATTGGAAGATTGA
- a CDS encoding glycosyltransferase family 8 protein produces the protein MQDSVIIPIVVAFDNNYCIPAGVSLYSMLANAKTERESKTLL, from the coding sequence GTGCAAGATAGTGTGATTATCCCTATTGTGGTGGCTTTTGATAACAATTATTGTATCCCAGCTGGTGTGAGCTTATATTCTATGCTAGCGAACGCTAAAACAGAGAGAGAGAGTAAAACTCTTTTATAA
- a CDS encoding urease accessory protein UreD: protein MTTYAQDSKLRLKTKIGADGRCVIEDNFFTPPFKLMAPFYPKDDLAEIMLLAVSPGLMKGDAQDMQLNIGQNCKLRITSQSFEKIHNTEDGFASRDMHIVVGENAFLDFAPFPLIPFENAHFKGNTTISLYSGSQLLYSEIIVAGRVARNELFQFNRLHTKISILQDNKPIYYDNTILDPKTTDMTNMCMFDGYTHYLNLVLINCPLELFGARELIEEAEVDGAVSEIASSHLCLKALAKGSEPLLALREKIARLVTQKIQKD from the coding sequence ATGACTACTTACGCTCAAGATTCCAAGCTCAGGCTAAAAACCAAAATAGGAGCTGACGGACGGTGCGTGATTGAAGACAATTTCTTCACGCCCCCCTTTAAACTCATGGCACCCTTTTACCCTAAAGACGATTTAGCTGAAATCATGCTTTTAGCGGTAAGCCCTGGCTTAATGAAAGGCGATGCACAAGACATGCAATTAAACATCGGTCAAAATTGCAAGTTAAGGATCACTTCGCAATCCTTTGAGAAAATCCATAACACAGAAGATGGGTTTGCTAGTAGGGATATGCATATTGTTGTGGGAGAAAACGCCTTTTTAGACTTTGCACCTTTTCCCTTGATCCCCTTTGAAAATGCACATTTTAAGGGTAATACCACGATTTCTTTGTATTCTGGCTCCCAATTGCTTTATAGTGAAATCATTGTCGCAGGGCGAGTGGCTCGTAATGAATTGTTCCAATTCAACCGCTTGCACACTAAAATCTCTATTTTACAAGATAATAAACCTATCTATTACGACAACACGATTTTAGATCCAAAAACCACCGACATGACTAACATGTGCATGTTTGATGGCTATACGCATTATTTGAATCTGGTGCTTATCAATTGCCCTTTAGAGCTATTTGGTGCGCGAGAATTGATTGAAGAAGCTGAAGTGGATGGGGCAGTGAGTGAGATCGCTAGTTCTCATTTATGCCTAAAAGCTTTAGCTAAAGGCTCAGAACCCTTATTAGCTTTAAGAGAAAAAATCGCTCGTTTAGTCACGCAAAAGATTCAAAAAGACTAA